The Brassica napus cultivar Da-Ae chromosome C7, Da-Ae, whole genome shotgun sequence genome has a segment encoding these proteins:
- the BNAC07G16770D gene encoding uncharacterized protein BNAC07G16770D isoform X1 has translation MGASDSTLLGAQENRVGGGDVITTISQRSEKVDPILDNLKSLTVSRPILKSAPPRESSLTDILVRKALSSSSSKDTVDPQILVELFSIYREWQDTKAQDITTRQEDIENKIEVADALATKLLQRFNHSVSAMRTTSHHLSQVHGLQVELGELKGRLTEVINNCDSLCKRINSEGPESLRSTVTPFVLAPPESVSSKQEA, from the exons ATGGGGGCATCAGATTCAACGCTATTAGGCGCTCAG GAGAATAGAGTAGGAGGTGGAGATGTGATAACAACCATCTCTCAACGATCCGAGAAAGTGGATCCCATTCTCGATAATCTTAAATCACTCACAGTT AGCAGGCCAATATTGAAGTCAGCTCCTCCCAGGGAAAGTAGCTTAACAGACATATTGGTGAGGAAAGCTTTATCGAGCTCCTCTTCCA AAGATACGGTGGATCCTCAAATACTTGTTGAGCTTTTCTCCATTTACCGTGAATGGCAAGACACCAAAGCTCAAGATATTACCACCAGACAG GAAGATATAGAAAACAAGATTGAAGTGGCAGATGCTTTGGCCACTAAACTTCTACAGAGGTTTAACCACTCCGTTTCTGCTATGAGGACCACTTCTCACCATTTATCTCAAG ttCATGGGCTGCAGGTGGAGCTTGGGGAGCTTAAAGGAAGGTTGACTGAGGTGATCAACAACTGCGATTCATTATGTAAAAGAATTAATTCTGAGGGACCTGAATCTCTTAGGTCAACAGTGACCCCCTTTGTTCTTGCACCTCCTGAGTCGGTCTCTTCTAAACAAGAGGCATAA
- the BNAC07G16770D gene encoding uncharacterized protein BNAC07G16770D isoform X2: MGASDSTLLGAQENRVGGGDVITTISQRSEKVDPILDNLKSLTVSRPILKSAPPRESSLTDILVRKALSSSSSNTVDPQILVELFSIYREWQDTKAQDITTRQEDIENKIEVADALATKLLQRFNHSVSAMRTTSHHLSQVHGLQVELGELKGRLTEVINNCDSLCKRINSEGPESLRSTVTPFVLAPPESVSSKQEA, encoded by the exons ATGGGGGCATCAGATTCAACGCTATTAGGCGCTCAG GAGAATAGAGTAGGAGGTGGAGATGTGATAACAACCATCTCTCAACGATCCGAGAAAGTGGATCCCATTCTCGATAATCTTAAATCACTCACAGTT AGCAGGCCAATATTGAAGTCAGCTCCTCCCAGGGAAAGTAGCTTAACAGACATATTGGTGAGGAAAGCTTTATCGAGCTCCTCTTCCA ATACGGTGGATCCTCAAATACTTGTTGAGCTTTTCTCCATTTACCGTGAATGGCAAGACACCAAAGCTCAAGATATTACCACCAGACAG GAAGATATAGAAAACAAGATTGAAGTGGCAGATGCTTTGGCCACTAAACTTCTACAGAGGTTTAACCACTCCGTTTCTGCTATGAGGACCACTTCTCACCATTTATCTCAAG ttCATGGGCTGCAGGTGGAGCTTGGGGAGCTTAAAGGAAGGTTGACTGAGGTGATCAACAACTGCGATTCATTATGTAAAAGAATTAATTCTGAGGGACCTGAATCTCTTAGGTCAACAGTGACCCCCTTTGTTCTTGCACCTCCTGAGTCGGTCTCTTCTAAACAAGAGGCATAA
- the LOC106356512 gene encoding NAC domain-containing protein 105-like (The RefSeq protein has 2 substitutions compared to this genomic sequence), which produces MGLVDQESSIPPGFRFHPTDEELVGYYLKKKVASQSIDLDVIREIDLYKIEPWDLQERCRIGYEEQKEWYFFSHKDKKYPTGTRTNRATMAGFWKATGRDKAVYLNSKLIGMRKTLVFYRGRAPNGQKSDWIIHEYYSLESHQNAPQQEEGWVVCRAFKKRTTVPTKRRQIWDSNCFLYDDATLLEPLDKNVLIKRAKHNTDGLAVTPFKQELPSEANQIVDDGFFGSMYLKSMGDDELSQLPQLESPSLASDKLPETTSRTGEDDVGAEKRMTDWRALDKFVASQFLMSGEE; this is translated from the exons ATGGGGCCGGTGGATCAAGAGTCGTCAATACCGCCCGGTTTTAGGTTTCATCCGACAGATGAAGAGCTTGTTGGATATTACCTCAAGAAGAAAGTCGCATCCCAAAGTATTGATCTCGATGTTATCAGAGAAATTGATCTCTACAAGATCGAACCATGGGATTTACAAG AGAGATGCAGGATAGGGTACGAGGAGCAAAAGGAGTGGTACTTTTTCAGCCACAAAGACAAGAAGTATCCGACTGGGACGAGGACTAACCGAGCCACCATGGCTGGTTTCTGGAAAGCCACAGGCCGGGACAAGGCCGTTTACCTCAACTCCAAACTAATTGGTATGAGAAAGACTCTCGTCTTTTACCGCGGTCGAGCTCCCAATGGCCAAAAATCCGACTGGATCATCCATGAATACTACAGCCTAGAATCCCACCAGAACGCTCCTCAGCAG GAAGAAGGATGGGTAGTGTGTAGAGCATTTAAGAAACGAACGACCGTCCCGACAAAAAGAAGACAAATTTGGGATTCGAACTGTTTCCTATACGACGATGCTACCCTCTTGGAACCTCTCGACAAGAACGTCCTCATCAAGCGCGCCAAACATAACACTGATGGTCTAGCGGTCACACCGTTTAAGCAAGAACTACCCTCTGAGGCCAACCAAATCGTTGATGATGGATTCTTTGGCTCTATGTACCTTAAATCCATGGGTGATGATGAATTATCTCAGCTTCCTCAGCTAGAGAGCCCCTCTCTCGCCTCAGACAAGTTGCCGGAAACAACTAGCCGCACGGGGGAAGATGACGTTGGCGCTGAGAAGAGGATGACGGATTGGAGAGCGCTTGATAAGTTCGTGGCGTCTCAATTCTTGATGAATGGCGAAGAATAA
- the LOC106356512 gene encoding NAC domain-containing protein 105-like isoform X1, whose amino-acid sequence MMGPVDQESSIPPGFRFHPTDEELVGYYLKKKVASQSIDLDVIREIDLYKIEPWDLQERCRIGYEEQKEWYFFSHKDKKYPTGTRTNRATMAGFWKATGRDKAVYLNSKLIGMRKTLVFYRGRAPNGQKSDWIIHEYYSLESHQNAPQQQEEGWVVCRAFKKRTTVPTKRRQIWDSNCFLYDDATLLEPLDKNVLIKRAKHNTDGLAVTPFKQELPSEANQIVDDGFFGSMYLKSMGDDELSQLPQLESPSLASDKLPETTSRTGEDDVGAEKRMTDWRALDKFVASQFLMNGEE is encoded by the exons ATGATGGGGCCGGTGGATCAAGAGTCGTCAATACCGCCCGGTTTTAGGTTTCATCCGACAGATGAAGAGCTTGTTGGATATTACCTCAAGAAGAAAGTCGCATCCCAAAGTATTGATCTCGATGTTATCAGAGAAATTGATCTCTACAAGATCGAACCATGGGATTTACAAG AGAGATGCAGGATAGGGTACGAGGAGCAAAAGGAGTGGTACTTTTTCAGCCACAAAGACAAGAAGTATCCGACTGGGACGAGGACTAACCGAGCCACCATGGCTGGTTTCTGGAAAGCCACAGGCCGGGACAAGGCCGTTTACCTCAACTCCAAACTAATTGGTATGAGAAAGACTCTCGTCTTTTACCGCGGTCGAGCTCCCAATGGCCAAAAATCCGACTGGATCATCCATGAATACTACAGCCTAGAATCCCACCAGAACGCTCCTCAGCAG CAGGAAGAAGGATGGGTAGTGTGTAGAGCATTTAAGAAACGAACGACCGTCCCGACAAAAAGAAGACAAATTTGGGATTCGAACTGTTTCCTATACGACGATGCTACCCTCTTGGAACCTCTCGACAAGAACGTCCTCATCAAGCGCGCCAAACATAACACTGATGGTCTAGCGGTCACACCGTTTAAGCAAGAACTACCCTCTGAGGCCAACCAAATCGTTGATGATGGATTCTTTGGCTCTATGTACCTTAAATCCATGGGTGATGATGAATTATCTCAGCTTCCTCAGCTAGAGAGCCCCTCTCTCGCCTCAGACAAGTTGCCGGAAACAACTAGCCGCACGGGGGAAGATGACGTTGGCGCTGAGAAGAGGATGACGGATTGGAGAGCGCTTGATAAGTTCGTGGCGTCTCAATTCTTGATGAATGGCGAAGAATAA